In Aythya fuligula isolate bAytFul2 chromosome 19, bAytFul2.pri, whole genome shotgun sequence, one genomic interval encodes:
- the MRPL41 gene encoding 39S ribosomal protein L41, mitochondrial, with product MGLLAQLARGLVRGADRMSPFTSKRGPRSHNKGRGAKRLGVLTANKKFLLVKEMVPQFVVPDLAGFKLKPYVSYRAPEGSEPPLTAKQLFSEVVAPRIEKDVKEGAFDPNDLQKYGFEPTQEGKLFQLFPKNYVR from the coding sequence ATGGGGCTGCTGGCCCAGCTGGCCCGCGGGCTGGTGCGGGGCGCCGACCGCATGTCCCCGTTCACCAGCAAGCGCGGCCCCCGCAGCCACAACAAGGGCCGCGGGGCCAAGAGGCTGGGCGTGCTGACCGCCAACAAGAAGTTCCTCCTGGTCAAGGAGATGGTGCCGCAGTTCGTCGTCCCCGACCTGGCGGGCTTCAAGCTCAAGCCCTACGTCTCGTACCGCGCCCCCGAGGGCTCCGAGCCGCCGCTGACGGCCAAGCAGCTCTTCAGCGAGGTGGTGGCGCCCCGCATCGAGAAGGACGTGAAGGAAGGCGCCTTCGACCCCAACGACCTGCAGAAGTACGGCTTCGAGCCCACGCAGGAGGGCAAGCTCTTCCAGCTCTTCCCCAAGAACTACGTGCGCTAG